A portion of the Oxynema aestuarii AP17 genome contains these proteins:
- a CDS encoding phospholipase D-like domain-containing protein: MIDRAKSIPLWGQLAILSPLFLLSACWTRPPLERLTRSVPPLPQDPAVQVYFNHNPAAEYREPYRDFRRQGDNLEQVIVEAIASAQTQIDLAVQEFRLPEIARALVERHRAGVRVRVIIENTYNRPWSDLSAAEVAGLDERDRGRYEEFRQLVDRDDDGTLSPEEIATGDALVILRDAGIEVLDNTADGSKGSGLMHHKFVVVDGRTTIATSANFTTSGIHGDFADPSSRGNPNNLLKIDSPELAAAFAEEFELMWGDGPGGQSDSRFGINKPWRDDRTFQVGETTISVHFAPSSSRVPWEESVNGTIGATLGNADRAIDLALFVFSVQELADILETRHRAGVLVRLLVDPSFAYRSYSESLDLLGVALPDDRCRVEAFNRPWSEAIATVGVPQLAPGDRLHHKFALIDNTTAIAGSHNWSVSANTQNDETLLVLTNPTVAAHFQREFDRLYDNALLGLSPKQQERIEAAIARCGADSQAAAPTVAPQINVNLATAAELETLPGIGPTLAARIVAARREGPFTSLSDLDRVPGIGPKMLERLGDRVTF; encoded by the coding sequence ATGATCGATCGTGCGAAGTCGATACCTCTCTGGGGTCAACTGGCCATCTTATCTCCCCTCTTCTTACTTTCGGCCTGTTGGACTCGTCCTCCTCTAGAGCGTCTCACTCGCTCCGTTCCTCCCTTACCTCAAGATCCGGCGGTACAAGTTTATTTCAATCACAATCCGGCAGCCGAATATCGAGAACCCTATCGAGATTTCCGCCGTCAGGGCGATAATTTAGAACAGGTTATCGTCGAGGCGATCGCCTCGGCACAAACCCAGATCGATCTCGCCGTTCAAGAATTTCGACTTCCCGAAATTGCCCGCGCCTTGGTCGAACGGCACCGCGCCGGAGTGAGAGTTCGCGTGATTATCGAAAACACCTACAACCGTCCCTGGAGCGATTTGAGCGCCGCAGAAGTCGCCGGGTTGGACGAGCGCGATCGCGGTCGCTACGAGGAATTCCGCCAGTTAGTCGATCGCGACGACGACGGCACCCTCAGCCCGGAAGAAATCGCCACGGGAGACGCCTTAGTCATCTTGCGCGACGCCGGGATCGAAGTCCTCGACAATACCGCCGACGGCTCCAAAGGGAGCGGTTTAATGCATCACAAGTTCGTCGTGGTAGACGGTCGCACGACGATCGCCACTTCTGCCAATTTCACCACCAGTGGCATTCACGGCGATTTTGCCGATCCGTCCAGTCGCGGCAATCCGAATAATTTACTCAAAATTGACAGTCCCGAACTGGCGGCAGCGTTTGCAGAAGAATTCGAGCTGATGTGGGGTGACGGACCGGGAGGACAGTCGGACAGCCGTTTTGGGATAAACAAGCCGTGGCGGGACGATCGCACCTTCCAAGTCGGAGAAACGACGATCTCCGTTCACTTTGCCCCCAGTTCGAGCCGAGTCCCCTGGGAAGAGTCGGTCAACGGCACGATCGGCGCCACCCTTGGGAATGCCGACCGGGCGATCGACTTAGCGTTATTTGTCTTTTCCGTGCAGGAATTGGCCGACATCCTGGAAACGCGGCACCGCGCCGGGGTTCTGGTGCGCTTGCTCGTCGATCCGAGTTTTGCCTATCGTTCGTATAGCGAAAGTTTGGACTTGTTAGGCGTGGCGTTACCGGACGATCGATGCCGGGTGGAAGCTTTCAATCGTCCTTGGTCCGAGGCGATCGCCACCGTCGGCGTGCCACAGCTAGCACCGGGCGATCGTCTCCATCACAAATTCGCCCTGATCGACAACACCACGGCGATCGCTGGGTCTCACAATTGGTCTGTTAGTGCCAACACGCAAAATGACGAAACCTTACTGGTGTTGACCAATCCCACGGTCGCCGCCCATTTCCAGCGTGAATTCGATCGCCTCTACGACAATGCCTTGCTGGGATTGTCCCCCAAGCAACAAGAACGGATCGAAGCGGCGATCGCCCGATGCGGTGCCGACTCCCAAGCCGCAGCCCCGACCGTAGCGCCACAAATCAACGTCAATCTCGCCACGGCGGCAGAATTAGAAACCCTCCCCGGAATCGGCCCGACCTTAGCCGCGCGCATCGTCGCGGCCCGTCGCGAAGGACCTTTTACCTCTCTATCGGATTTAGATCGGGTTCCGGGAATCGGCCCGAAGATGCTCGAACGCTTGGGCGATCGCGTTACCTTTTAA